One segment of Vulpes lagopus strain Blue_001 chromosome 8, ASM1834538v1, whole genome shotgun sequence DNA contains the following:
- the LOC121497718 gene encoding LOW QUALITY PROTEIN: chromatin target of PRMT1 protein-like (The sequence of the model RefSeq protein was modified relative to this genomic sequence to represent the inferred CDS: inserted 1 base in 1 codon): protein MGMGKLTKDQSAPARRGLGGGLQARIGHPRDLKAAAQSAPKVVLQSTTKMSLNERFTNMLENKQPMPXNTWALMQQQQQLGRARNRRPAQQMENRASVQAALKLKQSLKQRLGKSNIQSRLGRPMGTLARGAVGGRGLPIIQRGLPRGGLRGGRATRTLLRGGMSLRGQTLLRGGRAVAPRMGLRRGGVRGRGGPGRGGLGRGAMGRGGIGGRGRGMIGRGRGGFGGRGRGALTRPVLTKEQLDNQLDAYMLKCIHDAYTHPWVAEGIPGGTNRSRNQ, encoded by the exons ATGGGAATGGGTAAATTGACTAAAG ACCAGTCCGCTCCGGCGCGTCGGGGGTTGGGCGGTGGCCTCCAGGCCCGCATCGGCCATCCTCGGGATTTGAAGGCGGCTGCACAGTCAGCGCCGAAAGTTGTGCTACAAAGCACCA ccaagatgtcTCTAAATGAGCGCTTCACTAATATGCTGGAGAACAAACAGCCGATGC GGAATACTTGGGCTTTGatgcagcaacagcagcagctaGGCAGGGCCAGAAACAGGAGACCGGCCCAGCAGATGGAGAATAGAGCCTCTGTCCAGGCCGCATTAAAACTTAAGCAGAGCTTAAAGCAGCGCCTGGGTAAGAGTAACATCCAGTCGCGGTTAGGCCGACCCATGGGGACCCTGGCCAGGGGAGCAGTCGGTGGACGAGGCCTGCCCATAATCCAGAGAGGCTTACCCCGAGGAGGACTGCGTGGGGGACGTGCCACCAGAACCCTGCTTAGGGGCGGGATGTCGCTCCGAGGTCAAACCCTGCTCCGAGGTGGACGAGCCGTAGCTCCCCGAATGGGCTTAAGAAGGGGCGGTGTTCGAGGTCGTGGAGGTCCTGGGAGAGGGGGCCTAGGGCGTGGAGCTATGGGTCGTGGCGGAATCGGTGGTAGAGGTCGGGGTATGATAGGTCGGGGAAGAGGGGGCTTTGGAGGCCGAGGGAGAGGTGCCCTCACTCGCCCTGTGCTGACCAAGGAGCAGCTGGACAACCAGTTGGATGCATACATGTTGAAATGCATACATGATGCATACACCCATCCCTGGGTGGCCGAAGGGATCCCTGGTGGCACAAACAGATCCCGAAACCAATGA